One Acidimicrobiia bacterium genomic window, GACGGAAGTTCTCGATGAGCACGTCGGCGCGGTCGACGAGCCGCAACATCGCATCGAGCCCGCTCTCGCTCTTCAGGTCGAGCACCACGCAGCGCTTGCCCCGGCCGACGAGCTTCCACGTGTACGAGTCGCCGCCCTCGGGCGGGAACCAGCCCATGCGCCGCACACCGTCGCCGGCCGGCGCCTCGACCTTGGTCACCGACGCGCCGAAGTCGGCGAGGTGGCGCGCCGTGCCGGGGCCTGCGAACACCGTGGCCATGTCGATCACGCGCAGACCCGCGAGGGCTTCCACCGCCCGGAGGATAATGGCGACATGACCTGGCGCATGCCGGCCGAATGGGAAGACCACGAGCGCTGCGTGATGGCGTGGCCCGCGCGCGCCGACATGTGGCAGTCGCAGCTCACGACCGCGAAGCACGAGTACGCGTCCGTCGCGCGCGCGGTGTCGCGCACGGAGCCCGTGCTGATGATCGCGCCGCCGGGCGCGGGCACCGAGGCGAGCACGTTGTGCGGCGACATCGACGTCGAGGTCGTCGAGTGGCCCATCGACGACTCGTGGACGCGCGACATGGGCGCGATCGTCGTGCACGACGGGGCGCAGCGCGCCGGTGTCGACTTCGTCTTCAACTCGTGGGGCGAGAAGTTCGTGCCGTACGAGAAGGACGCACAGTTCGCACGCCGCATGTGCGAAGCGTTCGGGCTCGAGCGCATCGACGCGGCGCCGTTCGTCCTCGAAGGCGGCGCGATCACCGTCGACGGCGAGGGCACGCTCGTGACGACCGAGCAGTGCCTCCTCAACCCGAATCGCAATCCCGATCTCTCGAAGGAGCAGATCGAAGCGGAGCTGTGCCGCTGGCTCGGCGTCGAGCGCGTCGTCTGGCTGCCGCACGGCATCCTCGAGGACGACGACACCGACGGTCACGTCGACAACGTCTGCGCGTTCGTCGCGCCCGGCCGCGTCATCGCGCAGACGACGAGCGACCGCGACGACGCCAACCACG contains:
- a CDS encoding agmatine deiminase family protein, with protein sequence MTWRMPAEWEDHERCVMAWPARADMWQSQLTTAKHEYASVARAVSRTEPVLMIAPPGAGTEASTLCGDIDVEVVEWPIDDSWTRDMGAIVVHDGAQRAGVDFVFNSWGEKFVPYEKDAQFARRMCEAFGLERIDAAPFVLEGGAITVDGEGTLVTTEQCLLNPNRNPDLSKEQIEAELCRWLGVERVVWLPHGILEDDDTDGHVDNVCAFVAPGRVIAQTTSDRDDANHERLQRNVDVLKAAGLDVVELDVLVRTTVDGDPVVVPPLNAYLANDAVIVPVVDADSGTRRALDIWQDAFPAREITGVPGQTLAYGGGGVHCITQQVPR